CGCACCGAGGGCAATTTAAATAACTTTCTCGGCGTCCCGCTGACCCTGACACGCCTCGACAGCGCGCTTTACGACCACGCCGTGGTCGAGGCCGGGATCAACGAGCCGGGTGAGATGACGACTCTGGCTGCCATGATCGAGCCGGACATCGCCATCATTACCTGCGTGGCTCCGGCTCACCTGGAGCGGCTTGGCACAGTCGAGCGTGTGGCGGAGGAAAAAGCCCTCCTGGGCCGCTCGGCCCGTCGCGTGATTTTCCCCGGAGCCTGCTGGCAGTACGCGCCCTTCCGCGATCTTGGTGCGCGCGCGCTGGTGGTGACGGACGACCCGGACCTGGCCCGGACTTTGCCTGACGAGCAGTGCGTAGTTAGCCGTATGGGCAATGTGGATGTGGGTGGCTGCCGGCTCGAACTGGAGTCGGCAGCGCTCCCGGCTTTTACCTGCGAACTGCCGTTCAACTCGCCCGGCATGGTCAGCAACGCCGCACTCGCCCTCAGTGCCGCGCTGCTGTGCGGGGTCAGTCCGGACCTGCTGCGTGAACGCCTGAGCCACTGGCGGGCATCGCATCACCGTGGGGAGTGGCTCCACTGCGGCGAACAGTCTTTCTATATCGACAGCTACAACGCGAACCCGGCCTCGATGGCCGAGGCAATGGCCGCCTTTGAGGCGAGCGCCCCGGCGGATAAGCCCCGGCTCTACGTGCTCGGCGGCATGAAGGAACTGGGCGTGGAGAGCTACCGCTATCACATGGAAACCGGCGGACGGATTCGCCTGCGCGAGGGCGACCGGGCAGTGCTCATCGGCAGCGAGGCCGACGGCTATCGCGATGGCTTGCTCAAGGCCCGTAACCCGGCCGGGAGCCTGCGCCTGTTTACCGAGACGCGGGACGCCTCCGAGGCGGTGAAGGATTTCTCCGGGGCTATCATGCTCAAGGGCAGCCGTGCCTACGCGCTCGAATCTCTTTTGCCAACGATGGGGAAGGGAGGGGCTGAACGATGCTGACCTATCTGGCAGAGTTCAGTGACCTCTTCGGACCTTTCCGGCTTTTTCGCTTCCTCACCTTCCGCGCCGTGATGGGAGCGGGAACGGCGGTCGTGGTGGGCTTTATTATCGCGCCCTGGGTCTTTGCCCGGCTGCGTCAGCTCAAGCTCGCCCAGACCCTCCGAAACAAGGACGAGGTCGGCAAACTGGCCGACCTGCACGCCGGTAAAAAGGACACGCCCACGATGGGCGGGCTGATGATTTTCGCGTCGGTCTTTATCTCGACCCTGCTGTGGGCCGAGCCGAACCTCTACGTCATCGTCACGATGATCGTCTATGCCGGTCTGACGGCGCTGGGCTTCGCCGACGATTACCTGAAGGTGAGCAAGAAAAACTCCAAGGGCCTCGCCAGCCACTGGAAACTGGCCGGGCAGGGCGTGTTGACCTTGATCGCGCTTGCGCTGCTGCTGGGAAGCACCGAGACGCACCTGAAAATGTCCGAGCTGTGGGTGCCGTTCCTGAAGGAACCGCTCATCATGGCCATGCCGATCTGGTTCGCCTTTATCTTTTTCTTCCTCGTGATGGCGGGCTCCAGCAACGCCATCAACCTGACCGATGGGGTGGATGGCCTCGCCATCGGCTGCACGGTCACGGCCACGCTCGTTTACGGGCTGATGGCCTACGCTGCCGGTAACGTCATCATCTCCGACTACTTGCTGATCAGCTACATCCCCGGTAGCGGTGAGTTGGCCGTGATCTGTTCGGCGCTCGTTGGCGCAAGCCTGGTTTTTCTGTGGTACAACAGCCACCCGGCCACGGTCTTCATGGGCGACACCGGTTCGCTCGCGCTGGGCGGGATCATCGGAACGATGGCCTTTATCATCCACCAGCCTTTTACGCTCATCATCGTGGGCGGGATTTTTGTGGCCGAAGCTATCTCCGTCATTCTCCAGGTCGGCTCCTACAAGCTCCGGGGCAAGCGCGTCTTCCGGATGGCCCCGCTGCATCATCATTTTGAACTGCTGGGCTGGCACGAAAACAAAGTCGTGATACGTTTCTGGATTATCTCTCTGATGTGCGCCTTTGCCGGATTGGCCACGCTCAAGCTCCGCTAACCTTTCTCATCGATGGAAACCCCCGAACTGCTCAAGCCTCTGCTCGAACGGCCCGCCGCGATTTTCGGCGCGGGCGTCAGCGGTCGTGCCGCGGGCGACCTGTTGCGTTCGCAGGGGCGGTTCTTCGAGGTGTACGACGAGCGGGGTGGGGCGCAGGCGCGCACGGAATTTGGCGAGCACGAGGCCGCCCGCCACGGGCTGGTCGTCCACAGTCCCGGCTTTCCGCCCGAGCATCCGTGGTTCGAGATCGCCCGCAAGGCCGGTTGCATGGTGCTCGGAGAGCTTGATTTCGCGTCCCTGTACTGGGGCGGAGGCAGCATCGCCGTGACCGGCACCAATGGAAAAACCACCGTGACGGAGTTCCTGGCCTACGCCTTCAAGCGTGCCGGACAGCAGGCTGTGGCCGTGGGCAACATCGGCTATCCGATGTCGCGGTTGTTCGAGCTGAGCAACCACGAGGGCGCGGTGGCGGTGGTGGAGGTTAGCTCCTTCCAGTCCGAGAGCCTGAAGCACTTTCGTCCCCAGTCGCTGATCTGGACGAATTTCGACGAGGACCACCTCGAACGCTACCCCTCGCTCAAGGATTACTTCGAGGCCAAGTGGCGACTGGTCGAGCAACTGTCCCGGCCCAGCCTGGTGATCGGCGAGTCGGTGGCGACCTGGGCGGAGAAATTCGGCAAGACCCTGCCGTCTTTCACGCGCGTGGTACGCCGCGAGGACAAGCTCGGCGGCCCACCCGCCAACTCGCCGTTCCTGAGCTACCCGCAGCAGGAGAATTACCGCCTCGTGCGCGCTTTCTGGGAAAAGGAGTCGATGAGCGTGGTCACGCTGGAGAGCGCCGCCGCGCAGTTCCGGTTGCCCCGGCACCGCCTGCAAAAGGTGGACGAGTTGCGCGGGGTGTCGTTCTGGAACGACTCCAAGGCGACGAATTTCGCTTCCGCCCTGGCCGCGATGAAGACCTTCCGCCAGCCGGTCATCTGGATCGGCGGGGGTAAATCCAAGGGCGGCGACATAGGGGCTTTTGCCCAGGCTATGGCCGGACAGATACAGGGGGCCGCCCTGCTGGGTGAAACCGCCCCCGAACTGGCGGAACATTTACAGGCTGCCGGGGTCGGGTGCCAGGTATGCCGGAGTATCCCCGAGGCGGTGGCGAAAGCCTTCGCCCAGGCCCCCGCCGGGGCCGTGGTCCTGCTCAGTCCGGGCTTTTCCAGTCTGGATATGTTCGAGAGCTATACCCAGCGGGGATTTGCATTTGAGCAGGCGGTTTTGGGTTTGAAGAAACAGAAGGCCACTGATACGAACAGCGCATGCGCAAAAACTGGAGAAACGTTGTCATGAAAATCAGTCAGATATTCCTCTGCGTGATCGGCCTTCATTTGGCCGTGATCGCATTCCTCTTTGCCACCCCGGGTTGTCAAAGCGGACCGGACGCCGAGACCACCG
The DNA window shown above is from Ruficoccus amylovorans and carries:
- a CDS encoding UDP-N-acetylmuramoyl-tripeptide--D-alanyl-D-alanine ligase, which gives rise to MPEDLAALTGGSWAGDHTPSRVTGFTHDSRQAQAGEMFVALETPARDGHDFIPAAREAGAASALVRAEVGEDLPQLVVPDTLEAFQKIAAGHRRDFAGKVIGVTGSCGKTSTKDLLGLLLGERTLRTEGNLNNFLGVPLTLTRLDSALYDHAVVEAGINEPGEMTTLAAMIEPDIAIITCVAPAHLERLGTVERVAEEKALLGRSARRVIFPGACWQYAPFRDLGARALVVTDDPDLARTLPDEQCVVSRMGNVDVGGCRLELESAALPAFTCELPFNSPGMVSNAALALSAALLCGVSPDLLRERLSHWRASHHRGEWLHCGEQSFYIDSYNANPASMAEAMAAFEASAPADKPRLYVLGGMKELGVESYRYHMETGGRIRLREGDRAVLIGSEADGYRDGLLKARNPAGSLRLFTETRDASEAVKDFSGAIMLKGSRAYALESLLPTMGKGGAERC
- the mraY gene encoding phospho-N-acetylmuramoyl-pentapeptide-transferase; translated protein: MLTYLAEFSDLFGPFRLFRFLTFRAVMGAGTAVVVGFIIAPWVFARLRQLKLAQTLRNKDEVGKLADLHAGKKDTPTMGGLMIFASVFISTLLWAEPNLYVIVTMIVYAGLTALGFADDYLKVSKKNSKGLASHWKLAGQGVLTLIALALLLGSTETHLKMSELWVPFLKEPLIMAMPIWFAFIFFFLVMAGSSNAINLTDGVDGLAIGCTVTATLVYGLMAYAAGNVIISDYLLISYIPGSGELAVICSALVGASLVFLWYNSHPATVFMGDTGSLALGGIIGTMAFIIHQPFTLIIVGGIFVAEAISVILQVGSYKLRGKRVFRMAPLHHHFELLGWHENKVVIRFWIISLMCAFAGLATLKLR
- the murD gene encoding UDP-N-acetylmuramoyl-L-alanine--D-glutamate ligase — protein: METPELLKPLLERPAAIFGAGVSGRAAGDLLRSQGRFFEVYDERGGAQARTEFGEHEAARHGLVVHSPGFPPEHPWFEIARKAGCMVLGELDFASLYWGGGSIAVTGTNGKTTVTEFLAYAFKRAGQQAVAVGNIGYPMSRLFELSNHEGAVAVVEVSSFQSESLKHFRPQSLIWTNFDEDHLERYPSLKDYFEAKWRLVEQLSRPSLVIGESVATWAEKFGKTLPSFTRVVRREDKLGGPPANSPFLSYPQQENYRLVRAFWEKESMSVVTLESAAAQFRLPRHRLQKVDELRGVSFWNDSKATNFASALAAMKTFRQPVIWIGGGKSKGGDIGAFAQAMAGQIQGAALLGETAPELAEHLQAAGVGCQVCRSIPEAVAKAFAQAPAGAVVLLSPGFSSLDMFESYTQRGFAFEQAVLGLKKQKATDTNSACAKTGETLS